In Haladaptatus sp. QDMS2, a single window of DNA contains:
- a CDS encoding UxaA family hydrolase has protein sequence MKSAGTVRETEGAVQFEAFDRGDGRIGVRNRVLVLPSVICSHMVADRIAASVPDAVSTPHDHGCAQIGSDNDQTRRTFLGIGTNPNIAGTVVVGLGCEVIQSDSLAADLAARGVPVSELSIQGVGGTDECVEQGIELVEELKRSAHETERGSASLGDLTVGIVCSDLSESSVETAEPLVGEFTDAIVDAGGRVVVAGSERITTHGDEAVAAAADEETAAQVEALLSRHRDLPPKASHLAAASSGTSFDRVTGVWGDQSAREVVEYGDQVTIDSGLALLDAPSNFEEAATGLAAAGAQLVVHVTADGIPAGHPIVPVLKVSGDVDTVAALPDDIDIDATTTDLDGLEDRVRAIANGDPCCAENHGLTEFAITRVGPSM, from the coding sequence ATGAAGTCGGCCGGCACGGTCAGGGAAACCGAAGGTGCGGTGCAGTTCGAGGCGTTCGACCGCGGTGACGGTCGCATCGGCGTGCGAAATCGCGTCCTCGTCCTCCCCTCGGTCATCTGCTCGCACATGGTCGCAGACCGCATCGCCGCCTCAGTGCCCGACGCCGTGAGCACGCCCCACGACCACGGGTGTGCGCAAATCGGCAGCGACAACGACCAGACGAGGCGAACATTCCTCGGCATTGGAACCAACCCGAACATCGCCGGCACGGTCGTCGTCGGCCTCGGATGCGAGGTGATTCAGTCGGACAGTCTCGCGGCAGACCTCGCAGCCCGCGGCGTGCCCGTCTCGGAACTCTCGATTCAGGGGGTTGGCGGAACCGACGAGTGCGTCGAACAGGGCATCGAGCTGGTCGAAGAGCTGAAACGGTCGGCCCACGAGACCGAGCGCGGGTCGGCCAGTCTCGGAGACCTCACCGTCGGCATCGTCTGCAGCGACCTCAGCGAGTCGAGCGTCGAGACGGCAGAACCGCTCGTCGGTGAATTCACGGACGCAATCGTCGATGCGGGTGGCCGCGTCGTCGTCGCAGGCAGTGAGCGAATCACCACCCACGGCGATGAAGCGGTTGCCGCCGCGGCAGACGAGGAGACGGCGGCGCAGGTCGAAGCCCTACTCTCTCGCCACCGCGACCTCCCGCCGAAAGCGAGCCATCTCGCTGCTGCATCGAGCGGCACGTCTTTCGACCGAGTGACCGGCGTCTGGGGCGACCAGTCCGCGCGGGAAGTCGTCGAGTATGGCGACCAGGTCACCATCGATTCGGGTCTCGCGTTGCTGGACGCCCCGTCGAACTTCGAGGAGGCGGCGACGGGCCTCGCAGCCGCTGGCGCGCAGCTCGTCGTTCACGTCACTGCGGACGGCATCCCGGCAGGCCATCCAATCGTCCCGGTGCTCAAGGTCTCGGGCGACGTGGACACGGTGGCAGCACTGCCAGACGACATCGACATCGACGCGACGACGACGGACCTCGACGGGCTCGAAGACCGGGTCCGCGCCATCGCAAACGGCGACCCGTGCTGTGCGGAGAACCACGGCCTCACCGAGTTCGCCATCACGCGAGTCGGCCCGTCGATGTAG
- a CDS encoding UxaA family hydrolase: MVPTFTGYRRENGRIGVRNHVAVIPTSVAAASVASRVAGDAGAWARATPHQMGTSQPEAARKQTERVLVGVGQNPNVGSALVVELGTEDIDAEVVADRIASVGKPVETLSIRDAGGTRTALDAGADVCEDLNHAIKDARREEADASELVFGVECGGSDATSGIAANPSVGNACDRLIADGGTASFSETPEFIGAEHLLADRCVDETVRERLLARVERRENMAKMMGVDIREAQPSPGNKEGGLTTIEEKSLGAISKGGTSPIRGIVDYGEQLPVGGGLVLMDTPGYDVESVVGKVAGGAQVVAFTTGRGSTTGNPIAPVIKVTGNPKCWERMSNNMDVNASTIIDGESLDTVGTRIYDKLLAVADGERTEAEKRRLEEFAINELQPNELARLGAGV; this comes from the coding sequence ATGGTACCGACATTCACGGGTTACAGACGAGAGAATGGACGGATCGGCGTCAGGAACCACGTGGCAGTCATTCCCACGTCGGTCGCCGCCGCGAGCGTCGCGTCGCGAGTCGCGGGGGATGCAGGGGCGTGGGCAAGAGCGACGCCGCATCAGATGGGGACCTCCCAGCCGGAGGCGGCACGGAAACAGACAGAGCGCGTCCTCGTCGGCGTCGGACAGAACCCGAACGTCGGGTCCGCGCTGGTGGTCGAACTCGGCACCGAGGACATAGACGCGGAAGTGGTCGCAGACCGAATCGCGTCGGTCGGCAAACCCGTCGAGACGCTCTCGATTCGAGACGCCGGTGGAACCCGTACCGCGCTCGATGCTGGAGCGGACGTGTGCGAGGACCTGAATCACGCTATCAAAGATGCTCGTCGCGAAGAGGCAGACGCCTCGGAACTCGTCTTCGGCGTCGAATGCGGCGGCAGCGACGCGACGAGCGGCATCGCGGCGAACCCGTCGGTGGGGAACGCCTGTGACCGCCTCATCGCGGACGGCGGCACGGCCAGTTTCAGCGAGACGCCAGAGTTCATCGGTGCAGAGCACCTTCTCGCCGACCGCTGTGTGGACGAAACGGTGCGCGAGCGACTCCTCGCCCGCGTCGAACGCCGTGAGAACATGGCGAAGATGATGGGCGTAGACATCCGCGAAGCCCAGCCGTCACCCGGTAACAAGGAGGGCGGGCTTACGACAATCGAGGAAAAGAGTCTCGGCGCAATCTCGAAAGGCGGGACTTCGCCCATTCGGGGCATCGTCGATTACGGGGAGCAACTCCCCGTCGGCGGGGGGCTCGTCCTGATGGACACCCCCGGCTACGACGTAGAGAGCGTCGTCGGCAAGGTGGCCGGCGGCGCACAGGTCGTCGCCTTTACGACCGGGCGCGGGAGCACCACCGGCAACCCAATCGCCCCGGTCATCAAGGTGACGGGGAACCCGAAGTGCTGGGAGCGCATGTCCAACAACATGGACGTGAATGCGAGCACGATTATCGACGGCGAATCGCTCGACACCGTCGGAACGCGAATCTACGACAAACTGCTCGCCGTTGCGGACGGGGAACGAACCGAAGCGGAGAAGCGCCGTCTCGAAGAGTTCGCTATCAACGAACTCCAGCCGAACGAACTGGCGCGACTGGGGGCGGGCGTATGA
- a CDS encoding enolase C-terminal domain-like protein, which yields MHVAEMQVIPVAHREPPLRNSWGAHSELAARTIVRLVTADGTVGVAETYADDRVIDALERARSLVEGRNVYELRPLELRLQDPMAYGAVDTAIHDLLGKAVGEPVYNLLGGKVRDEVEFSGYLFYKYADSDPDGAAIAPEEVMTPEAMVGEARQFVDAHGFRVLKLKGGVLPPDEELKTLELLAEEFGSDTPLRIDPNGTWSVETAIDVATRLRDSDLNIEFLEDPVANLHAHARLKRHVDYPVATNMYVTEFDHIAPAVEMDAVDVILSDHHYWGGLTGNTRLDDVARTFNLGVGMHSNSHLGVSMAAMAHVAAAMPTVRYACDTHYPWMADDVIEEPIEFEDGCIELSDDPGLGVTIDEGELERMHELYEESDPLAYSSVSSMAAEYADGMADVGRADWLPNKPRW from the coding sequence ATGCACGTCGCAGAGATGCAGGTAATACCCGTCGCACATCGCGAGCCGCCGTTGCGAAACTCGTGGGGGGCGCACAGCGAACTCGCCGCCAGAACCATCGTCCGCCTCGTGACCGCAGACGGCACCGTCGGCGTCGCAGAAACCTACGCCGACGACCGCGTCATCGACGCACTCGAACGCGCTCGGTCGCTCGTCGAGGGGAGAAACGTCTACGAACTGCGCCCGCTCGAACTCAGGTTGCAGGACCCGATGGCCTACGGAGCCGTCGATACCGCCATCCACGACCTGCTCGGGAAAGCCGTCGGCGAACCGGTGTACAACCTGCTCGGCGGCAAGGTGCGAGACGAGGTGGAGTTCTCCGGCTACCTGTTCTACAAGTACGCCGATTCTGACCCCGACGGCGCGGCCATCGCCCCCGAGGAGGTCATGACGCCGGAAGCCATGGTCGGCGAGGCGCGACAGTTCGTGGACGCACACGGTTTTCGGGTCCTGAAGTTGAAAGGCGGCGTCCTGCCGCCGGACGAGGAACTGAAGACCCTCGAACTGCTCGCAGAAGAGTTCGGTTCGGACACCCCGCTCCGCATCGACCCGAACGGAACGTGGAGCGTCGAGACGGCCATCGACGTGGCGACGCGGCTGAGAGACTCCGACCTGAACATCGAGTTCTTAGAAGACCCGGTGGCGAACCTGCACGCCCACGCCCGGTTGAAGCGCCACGTCGATTATCCCGTCGCGACGAACATGTACGTCACCGAGTTCGACCACATCGCCCCGGCCGTCGAGATGGACGCGGTCGACGTCATCTTGAGCGACCACCACTACTGGGGCGGCCTCACCGGCAACACCCGCTTGGACGACGTCGCGCGGACGTTCAACCTCGGCGTCGGGATGCACTCGAACTCCCACCTCGGCGTGAGCATGGCGGCGATGGCTCACGTCGCCGCGGCCATGCCGACGGTTCGGTACGCCTGTGACACCCACTATCCGTGGATGGCAGACGATGTCATCGAGGAGCCAATCGAGTTCGAAGACGGCTGTATCGAACTCTCTGACGACCCTGGCCTCGGAGTGACTATCGACGAGGGGGAACTGGAGCGGATGCACGAACTGTACGAGGAATCCGACCCGCTCGCCTACTCCTCCGTGAGTTCGATGGCCGCCGAGTACGCGGACGGCATGGCCGACGTTGGCCGAGCGGATTGGCTGCCGAACAAGCCGCGCTGGTAG
- a CDS encoding UxaA family hydrolase → MKGEVVDGAALLMTERDVVVTAIADLPTGHEIALDGRTITLADDVDFGHKFAITSVARGEDIVKYGEVIGRASTDIEPGDWVHTHNCESTRGRGDLEATTSGGEVA, encoded by the coding sequence ATGAAGGGTGAAGTCGTAGACGGCGCGGCGCTGCTCATGACCGAGCGCGACGTGGTCGTCACCGCAATTGCCGACCTTCCGACGGGCCACGAAATCGCCCTCGATGGCCGGACGATTACGCTCGCAGACGACGTCGATTTCGGCCACAAGTTCGCCATCACGTCGGTCGCTCGCGGCGAGGACATTGTGAAGTACGGCGAGGTCATCGGCCGAGCCTCGACCGACATCGAACCGGGCGACTGGGTCCACACGCACAACTGTGAGAGCACCCGCGGGCGTGGCGATTTGGAAGCCACCACCTCGGGAGGTGAGGTCGCATGA
- a CDS encoding amidase, with amino-acid sequence MNDRFRRVASEGIGDLGAHVGLSLSDRERRKYEDAVADANADAETLEAATQASTRPTFDLSSVVRHPGPERDPHNAYVTTFEATDADGDTDLADLRVAVKDNMAVAGVPMTCGSRALSAAVPSENAAVVDRLLAAGATLTGKTNMDEMAYGPTSETSGFGPVSNPHDETRVAGGSSSGSGAVVAAGDADAALGSDTGGSVRIPAAFCGVVGFKPTWGAVPRTGFVDLAYTLDHIGPLARNVEVAARVFDAIAGYDVRDPSSALAGRIGVGETADSLATSPDVGDLTLGVPEQLVADHVSPGVREVFETRLDELDEAGANFVEVSIPSLADGVPAWNTITNTELAAAFGQTVTPVERRGPFDVDWYDAVIAGVRANENQFGAVLRRNLVKGAHLLHTYGGRHYVRAQTVRDRIRQEFDAALADVDALVSPTMPVVAPEIGAWQPLSEGDDENALDVPLAVNTRPADLAGIPAISVPGGTADGMPVGIQFIGAKNADQQVLQVGHAFEQFVAE; translated from the coding sequence GTGAACGACCGATTCAGACGCGTCGCCTCGGAGGGAATCGGCGACCTCGGCGCGCACGTCGGCCTCTCACTGTCCGACCGGGAGCGCCGAAAATACGAGGACGCGGTGGCCGACGCGAACGCCGACGCAGAGACGCTCGAAGCGGCGACGCAGGCCTCGACACGCCCGACGTTCGACCTCTCGTCGGTTGTCCGCCACCCTGGCCCGGAGCGTGACCCGCACAACGCCTACGTCACGACGTTCGAGGCGACGGACGCGGACGGGGACACCGACCTCGCAGACCTTCGAGTCGCGGTCAAGGACAACATGGCGGTGGCGGGCGTGCCGATGACCTGCGGGTCGCGCGCGCTCTCTGCGGCCGTCCCGAGCGAGAACGCCGCCGTGGTCGATAGACTCCTCGCGGCCGGAGCCACCCTTACTGGGAAGACGAACATGGACGAGATGGCCTACGGCCCGACGAGTGAGACGAGCGGCTTTGGCCCCGTCTCGAACCCTCACGACGAAACTCGCGTCGCAGGCGGATCGTCCTCGGGCAGCGGCGCGGTGGTGGCCGCCGGTGATGCAGACGCCGCCCTCGGCAGCGACACGGGCGGGAGCGTTCGTATCCCGGCCGCTTTCTGTGGCGTCGTCGGCTTCAAACCGACGTGGGGGGCCGTCCCCCGAACTGGATTCGTCGACCTCGCCTACACCCTCGACCACATCGGCCCACTCGCCCGCAACGTCGAAGTCGCGGCGCGCGTGTTCGACGCCATTGCCGGCTACGACGTCCGCGACCCGAGTTCCGCCCTCGCCGGTCGAATCGGCGTCGGCGAGACCGCAGATTCACTCGCTACCAGTCCCGACGTTGGCGACCTCACTCTCGGCGTCCCCGAGCAACTGGTCGCAGACCACGTCTCGCCGGGCGTTCGCGAGGTGTTCGAGACGCGACTGGACGAACTCGACGAAGCGGGTGCGAACTTCGTCGAGGTGTCCATCCCGTCGCTCGCCGACGGCGTCCCTGCCTGGAATACGATTACGAACACGGAACTCGCGGCGGCGTTCGGGCAGACGGTCACGCCGGTCGAGCGACGCGGCCCCTTCGACGTGGACTGGTACGACGCCGTTATCGCGGGTGTGCGAGCCAACGAAAACCAGTTCGGGGCGGTGCTCCGGCGGAACCTCGTCAAGGGGGCACACCTGCTCCACACCTACGGCGGCCGCCACTACGTCCGGGCCCAGACCGTTCGCGACCGGATTCGCCAGGAATTCGACGCGGCGCTCGCGGACGTAGACGCCCTCGTCTCGCCCACTATGCCCGTCGTCGCGCCGGAAATTGGGGCGTGGCAACCGCTTAGCGAGGGTGACGACGAGAACGCACTCGACGTGCCGCTCGCGGTGAACACGCGCCCCGCCGACCTGGCCGGGATTCCCGCGATTTCGGTCCCCGGTGGCACCGCGGACGGCATGCCCGTCGGCATCCAGTTCATCGGTGCGAAAAACGCAGACCAGCAGGTCCTGCAAGTGGGCCACGCCTTCGAACAGTTCGTCGCCGAGTGA
- a CDS encoding dihydrodipicolinate synthase family protein, with amino-acid sequence MSGANTAIEGVLCPLVTPFDGDNGVDEAALADLVGHLESAGMDGLVPTGTTGEFASLTDEEYRRVLETTVEATTDLPVMAGTAHTTVSGTLSRIDTAAEAGADAALIVLPYFHGANDPAGNEAFLTGVADDAALPVYLYNIPACTGQEIDLETLASVAAHENVHGLKDSSGDFNYFLNAHKRAPRGFRLFQGFDSHVVPGLLMGSAGGINALSNVVPEAFVAARDAVATGDTERARTIGNDHIGPLFQQCVTHGFAPATKAALEARGWLDSAAVRPPLVELDADAKADIGESVADVLADF; translated from the coding sequence ATGTCAGGTGCGAATACAGCGATAGAAGGCGTACTGTGCCCGCTGGTCACGCCGTTCGACGGCGACAACGGAGTGGACGAGGCCGCACTCGCGGACCTCGTCGGCCACCTCGAATCTGCAGGGATGGACGGCCTCGTTCCGACGGGGACGACAGGTGAGTTCGCAAGTCTCACGGACGAAGAGTACCGTCGCGTTCTCGAAACGACGGTCGAGGCAACGACCGACCTCCCGGTGATGGCGGGGACCGCCCACACCACCGTTTCAGGCACGCTGTCGCGAATCGACACCGCTGCCGAGGCGGGCGCGGATGCGGCGCTCATCGTGCTACCCTACTTCCACGGGGCGAACGACCCGGCCGGCAACGAGGCGTTTCTCACCGGGGTGGCGGACGACGCCGCGCTCCCGGTCTACCTGTACAACATTCCGGCCTGCACCGGGCAGGAAATCGACCTCGAAACGCTCGCGTCGGTCGCAGCCCACGAGAACGTCCACGGCCTCAAAGATTCGAGCGGCGACTTCAACTACTTCCTCAACGCCCACAAACGCGCCCCGCGCGGCTTTCGGCTGTTCCAGGGATTCGACAGCCACGTCGTCCCCGGACTGCTCATGGGGTCTGCGGGCGGCATCAACGCGCTCTCGAACGTCGTTCCAGAGGCGTTCGTCGCGGCTCGCGATGCCGTGGCAACAGGCGATACGGAACGGGCACGCACCATCGGAAACGACCACATCGGGCCGCTGTTCCAGCAGTGCGTGACCCACGGCTTCGCCCCTGCAACGAAGGCGGCGCTCGAAGCCCGCGGCTGGCTCGACTCGGCGGCCGTCCGGCCACCGCTCGTCGAACTCGACGCGGACGCGAAAGCTGACATCGGGGAGTCAGTAGCTGACGTACTGGCCGATTTCTAA
- a CDS encoding aldehyde dehydrogenase family protein codes for MGTNLNFVNGEWTEAETGDTFENTNPADPADVIGSYQSSSAADAERAIEAAAEAADEWAATPGPKRGALLRRTAAALDDRREEATATLVREEGKTRPEAAGEVGRAVDIFYYYAEKAREIGGDVKAASGGSTDLYTVNEPVGVVSLITPWNYPIAIPAWKLAPALAAGNTAVLKPASIAPECARILVECLDEAGAPDGVVNYVTGSGSKIGGPLSTHEAIDAVSFTGSAEVGHHVYEEATVEGKRVQTEMGGKNPTVVTENADVDRAVNIVGSGAFGVTGQACTATSRAIVHEDVVDDFVEGIVDYGESLEIGPGDSGADMGPHVSESELESTLKYIELAQDEGATLVSGGEKVDRDGYFVEPTVFTDVDNGMRIAQEEVFGPVLAVITVSDYEEAVETANDVQFGLSSAIVTEDLNEAKQFTRDAEAGIVKVNQKTTGVELHVPFGGFKNSSSETWREQGDAGLDFYTISKTVYETF; via the coding sequence ATGGGAACCAACCTGAATTTCGTAAACGGGGAGTGGACCGAAGCCGAGACGGGTGACACGTTCGAGAACACCAATCCGGCCGACCCGGCGGACGTCATCGGGAGCTATCAGTCCTCGAGCGCCGCAGACGCAGAACGCGCCATCGAGGCGGCGGCCGAGGCAGCGGACGAGTGGGCGGCGACACCCGGTCCGAAGCGGGGCGCGCTGCTCCGACGGACTGCCGCCGCGCTCGACGACCGACGCGAGGAGGCGACGGCGACGCTCGTCCGCGAGGAGGGGAAGACGCGACCCGAAGCCGCGGGCGAAGTCGGCCGCGCCGTCGATATCTTCTACTACTACGCGGAGAAAGCCCGCGAGATTGGCGGCGACGTGAAAGCGGCGAGCGGCGGTTCGACGGACCTCTACACGGTAAACGAACCAGTCGGCGTCGTCTCGCTCATCACGCCATGGAACTACCCCATTGCCATTCCGGCGTGGAAACTCGCCCCGGCGCTCGCGGCGGGCAACACGGCGGTTCTCAAGCCGGCGTCCATCGCGCCAGAGTGTGCCCGCATCCTCGTCGAGTGTCTCGACGAAGCCGGCGCGCCCGACGGCGTCGTGAACTACGTCACCGGGTCGGGGAGCAAAATCGGCGGCCCGCTTTCGACCCACGAGGCCATCGACGCCGTCTCGTTCACGGGGAGCGCAGAGGTAGGCCACCACGTGTACGAGGAGGCGACGGTGGAAGGAAAGCGCGTCCAGACGGAAATGGGCGGAAAGAACCCGACGGTCGTGACGGAGAACGCAGACGTAGACCGCGCGGTAAACATCGTCGGTTCGGGCGCGTTTGGCGTCACGGGGCAGGCGTGTACTGCAACCTCGCGAGCAATCGTCCACGAAGACGTGGTAGACGACTTTGTCGAAGGGATCGTCGATTACGGAGAGTCGCTCGAAATCGGCCCGGGCGACAGTGGTGCTGACATGGGTCCGCACGTGAGCGAGTCCGAACTCGAAAGTACGCTCAAGTACATCGAACTCGCCCAGGACGAGGGTGCAACGCTCGTGTCCGGCGGCGAGAAAGTAGACCGTGACGGCTACTTCGTCGAACCGACCGTGTTCACGGACGTGGACAACGGCATGCGCATCGCCCAAGAAGAAGTGTTCGGGCCGGTGCTCGCCGTCATCACCGTCTCCGATTACGAGGAGGCAGTCGAGACGGCAAACGATGTCCAGTTCGGTCTCTCTTCGGCCATCGTCACGGAAGACCTCAACGAGGCAAAACAGTTCACCCGCGACGCGGAAGCGGGCATCGTGAAGGTCAACCAGAAGACGACGGGCGTCGAACTGCACGTCCCGTTCGGCGGGTTCAAGAACTCGTCGAGCGAGACGTGGCGCGAGCAGGGCGACGCCGGCCTCGACTTCTACACCATCTCGAAGACGGTGTACGAGACGTTCTAA
- the ilvD gene encoding dihydroxy-acid dehydratase produces the protein MSLEESERSKRPDLPSNDVTEGPERAPHRSMFRAMGFDDEDLASPMIGVPNPAADVTPCNVHLDDVAAAAIEGVDEAGGMPIEFGTITISDAISMGTEGMKASLISREVIADSVELVAFGERLDALVTVAGCDKNLPGMMMAAVRTDLPSVFLYGGSIMPGQHNGRDVTIQNVFEGVGAYAEGEISEDELDDLERNACPGAGSCGGMFTANTMASVSEAIGLAPLGSAGPPAEDDDRYEVAAEAGEIVLDCVANDRRPSDILTRESFENAIAVQVALGGSTNGVLHLLAMAAEAGIDLSIDDFDEISRRTPKIADLQPGGSRVMNDLHEIGGVPVVIRRLLGAGLIHGDALTVTGRTIAEELDQLDLPADEDIEADFLYTVEEPKHDEGAIKILKGNLAPDGAVLKVTGDDKFHHEGPARVFEDEEKAMAYVQEGHIESGDVLVIRNEGPQGGPGMREMLGVTAAVVGAGHEDDVALLTDGRFSGATRGPMIGHVAPEAAVGGPIAAIREDDMVTVDIPDRTLEMDVSDAELAERLDDWEAPEPNYSAGVLAKYGQTFGSAASGAVTNPGAKRD, from the coding sequence ATGAGCCTCGAAGAATCAGAGCGCAGCAAACGGCCGGACCTCCCCAGCAACGACGTGACGGAGGGACCGGAGCGAGCACCCCATCGGTCGATGTTCCGGGCGATGGGGTTCGACGACGAGGACCTCGCCTCGCCGATGATCGGCGTCCCGAATCCGGCGGCGGACGTCACCCCGTGTAACGTGCATCTGGACGACGTGGCCGCCGCCGCCATCGAGGGCGTCGACGAAGCAGGTGGCATGCCAATCGAGTTCGGCACCATCACCATCTCGGATGCGATTTCCATGGGCACAGAAGGAATGAAGGCGTCGCTCATCTCGCGGGAGGTCATCGCCGACAGCGTCGAACTCGTCGCCTTCGGCGAACGACTCGACGCGCTGGTCACGGTGGCTGGCTGTGACAAAAATCTCCCGGGGATGATGATGGCGGCCGTCCGCACGGACCTGCCGAGCGTCTTCCTCTACGGCGGTTCGATTATGCCCGGCCAGCACAACGGCCGCGACGTGACCATCCAGAACGTCTTCGAGGGCGTCGGCGCGTATGCCGAAGGTGAGATTAGCGAGGACGAACTCGACGACCTGGAGCGAAACGCCTGTCCCGGCGCGGGGTCCTGCGGGGGAATGTTCACGGCGAACACGATGGCTTCCGTCAGTGAAGCCATCGGCCTCGCCCCCCTCGGATCTGCGGGTCCACCGGCGGAGGACGACGACCGTTACGAGGTCGCGGCAGAAGCGGGGGAAATCGTCCTCGACTGTGTGGCAAACGACCGCCGCCCCTCCGACATCCTCACCCGGGAATCCTTCGAGAACGCCATCGCCGTGCAAGTCGCACTTGGCGGTTCGACGAATGGGGTGCTGCACCTGCTGGCGATGGCCGCCGAAGCAGGAATCGACCTCTCCATCGACGACTTCGACGAAATCTCCCGGCGTACGCCGAAAATCGCCGACCTCCAGCCGGGTGGGTCGCGGGTGATGAACGACCTCCACGAGATTGGGGGCGTCCCGGTGGTCATCCGTCGCCTGCTGGGAGCCGGTCTCATCCACGGCGACGCGCTCACGGTGACGGGTCGAACCATCGCAGAAGAGCTCGACCAGCTCGACTTACCCGCAGACGAGGACATCGAAGCCGACTTCCTCTACACCGTCGAGGAGCCAAAACACGACGAAGGCGCGATTAAAATCCTGAAGGGGAATCTCGCACCCGACGGCGCGGTGTTGAAGGTCACTGGCGACGACAAGTTCCACCACGAGGGCCCTGCCCGGGTGTTCGAGGATGAGGAAAAGGCGATGGCCTACGTCCAGGAAGGACACATCGAATCGGGCGACGTCCTGGTCATTCGGAACGAAGGACCACAGGGCGGGCCCGGAATGCGTGAGATGCTCGGCGTCACCGCAGCCGTCGTCGGCGCGGGCCACGAAGACGACGTCGCCCTCCTCACCGACGGGCGGTTCTCCGGCGCGACGCGCGGCCCCATGATTGGTCACGTCGCTCCAGAAGCGGCGGTCGGTGGCCCAATTGCGGCCATCAGGGAGGACGACATGGTCACGGTGGACATCCCAGACCGCACCCTCGAAATGGACGTCTCGGACGCGGAACTCGCTGAGCGATTGGACGACTGGGAGGCCCCCGAGCCGAATTACAGCGCGGGCGTCCTCGCCAAATACGGGCAGACCTTCGGGTCTGCGGCAAGCGGCGCAGTCACGAATCCGGGCGCGAAACGCGACTAA
- the rdfA gene encoding rod-determining factor RdfA, which translates to MNQFFDNAMVNDSPGTETAQANSKIQRVTEKYGLDDVDEELTERWTRAENPESLRDLADQFNRWVLAAAVSNAGMNVLDGELDNLYRLLTDDVSRGVRTEATKRLERNGIDPDTLTSDFVSHQTVHNHLTKHLSVTQETVSDEERIEKGRQSVLRLQNRLRAITEELLDRLERTGRITLGSFTVFVNVNVFCEDCGVQLGVDDLLTAGGCDCADDE; encoded by the coding sequence GTGAATCAGTTCTTCGACAACGCGATGGTCAACGATTCACCCGGGACCGAAACCGCACAGGCGAACTCGAAAATACAGCGAGTGACCGAGAAGTACGGGCTGGACGACGTAGACGAAGAACTAACAGAACGGTGGACGCGCGCCGAGAATCCGGAGAGCCTGCGAGACCTCGCAGACCAGTTCAACCGGTGGGTGCTCGCCGCCGCCGTTTCGAACGCCGGAATGAACGTCCTCGATGGCGAACTCGACAATCTCTACAGACTGCTCACGGACGACGTGAGTAGGGGTGTCAGGACGGAGGCGACGAAGCGCCTCGAACGCAACGGTATCGACCCCGATACGCTTACGAGCGACTTCGTCTCCCATCAGACCGTCCACAACCACCTGACGAAACACCTCTCGGTCACCCAGGAGACGGTTTCCGACGAAGAGCGCATCGAGAAGGGGCGCCAGTCAGTGCTCCGCCTGCAAAACCGGCTTCGCGCCATCACGGAGGAACTGCTCGACCGCCTCGAACGAACCGGACGCATCACGCTCGGAAGCTTCACCGTATTCGTGAACGTCAACGTGTTCTGTGAGGACTGCGGTGTGCAGCTGGGCGTCGACGACCTGCTCACCGCCGGCGGCTGTGACTGTGCAGACGACGAGTAA
- a CDS encoding universal stress protein, translating to MTILAAVDGDVTEDNVVTVGADMADAYDDDLTVINVLSQEDFDDRQADRADSDIEYFVDDGIADAAKVAAEVVEGTVEKPGRIDAKGRVGDVTEELLDEAARQDARYLVIGGRKRTPVGKALFGSTTQSILLSAELPVVVVMSDP from the coding sequence ATGACGATACTGGCAGCGGTGGACGGTGACGTGACCGAAGACAACGTCGTAACCGTGGGTGCCGACATGGCCGACGCGTACGACGACGACCTGACCGTCATCAACGTCCTCTCGCAGGAAGACTTCGACGACCGGCAGGCAGACCGAGCCGATTCCGACATCGAGTACTTCGTGGACGACGGCATCGCGGACGCAGCGAAGGTCGCCGCGGAAGTCGTCGAAGGGACGGTCGAAAAACCGGGTCGAATCGACGCGAAAGGGCGCGTCGGTGACGTGACGGAAGAACTGCTCGACGAAGCGGCTCGCCAGGACGCCCGCTACCTCGTCATCGGCGGGCGAAAGCGCACGCCGGTCGGGAAAGCACTGTTCGGAAGCACCACCCAATCCATTCTGCTGAGCGCCGAGTTGCCCGTGGTCGTCGTGATGAGCGACCCGTAG